The genomic segment TTCCGGTCGAAAAACATTTAGGGCGCAGTGTAGCGCAAAATAGCCTCTCTGGCGGTAGAAAACGCGCTACACTGGGCACTTCATCCACCGATTGTACACACCATTGATGACAGCTTATTCATCCCTGTTGTCCCCGATACACGGGGTGGCGCACAGTTTTGGCGACAAAGCGTCGCTGATGCCGGAGGTACTGCAAGCGTGGCAAACGACATTACCGGACAAGAAGCAAGTTCATGGCACCGATATTGGCTGGGTAAGCCGACCGGGCGAGGCCCTGGGGGAGCTTGATGGCGTCGTTACCGACGTTCCCGGCATACTGTTGACGGTACTGACCGCCGATTGCCTACCCGTGCTATTCTGCCGCCGCGACGGCGGGCGTATCGGCGCGGTACACGCGGGTTGGCGCGGTTTGCTGGCCGGAATACTCGGGCAGTTCGCCGCCACGCTCAACACCGCGGGCGACTCCCCGTCACGCTGGGTCGCGGCGATAGGGCCCGCGGCCGGGCCGTGCTGTTATGAAGTCAGCCAGACACGAGCCTGTTTAGAAATTTGTGTATTTGCCTGATTTTGATATGTTCAATCCAACATCAAAAACAGGTTAATTTATGGACGAAAAACAGTTGCAGGCTCTGGCTAACGAACTGGCCAAAAATCTCAAAACCCCTGAAGATCTCAGTCACTTCGATCGGCTGCTGAAAAAAATCAGCGTCGAAGCAGCTCTCAATGCCGAAATGACCCATCACCTCGGCTACGATAAAAATCAGCCTAAACCGGAGACCAACGCCCGCAACGGCTATTCCACAAAAACCGTTACCACTGGCGATGGCCCGCTGGCGCTGCGTACTCCGCGCGATCGTGACGGTTCCTTTGAACCGCAACTGGTGAAGAAGAACCAGACCCGGATTACCGGGATGGATAACCAGATTTTATCGTTGTACGCCAAAGGGATGACCACCCGCGAGATCGCCGCCGCGTTCAAAGAGCTGTATGACGCCGATGTCTCGCCGGCGCTGGTCTCAAAGGTCACCGATGCGGTCATGGAGCAGGTTGTTGAATGGCAAAACCGGCCTCTGGATGCAGTCTATCCCATTGTTTATCTTGACTGTATCGTTCTAAAAGTCCGGCAGGACAGCCGCATCATCAACAAATCTGTGTTCCTGGCGCTGGGCATCAACATCGAAGGCCAGAAAGAGTTGCTAGGTATGTGGCTGGCCGAAAATGAAGGCGCAAAGTTCTGGCTGAACGTGCTGACAGAGCTGAAAAACCGCGGCCTGAACGATATCCTTATCGCCTGCGTAGACGGGCTGAAAGGTTTCCCTGACGCTATTAACGCGGTGTATCCGGAAGCGCGGCTCCAGCTGTGTATCGTACATATGGTGCGCAACAGCCTGCGGTTCATCTCCTGGAAGGACTACAAGGCCGTCACCCGCGACCTGAAAGCTTATCTATCAGGCCCCTACGGAAGAAGCCGGCTTGCAGGCGCTGGAAGCGTTCTCCAGTGCCTGGGACATCCGCTACCCGCAAAATAAGTCGAAGCTGGCAGGCAAACTGGGCCAATCTGGCCACGTTCTTTGCCTACCCAACGGACATCCGCAAGGTGATCTACACGACCAACGCCATCGAGTCGTTAAACAGCGTGATCCGGCATGCCATCAAAAAGCGCAAGGTGTTCCCGACCGACGACGCAGTGAAAAAGGTGGTGTGGCTGGCGATACAGGCGGCCTCACAGAAATGGACAATGCCTTTGAGGGACTGGCGCATGGCAATGAGCCGCTTTATTATCGAGTTCGGTGACCGCCTGGACGGTCACTTCTGAGAAAAGGCATTTACACAGAATCGTGTACAGGGTCGATAGCTCGCCTGTCTGACGACAATGAAAAACGCCTCTGCATTGACGCCGAATTTTTAATTGTCGCGACCTACGTCACT from the Candidatus Sodalis pierantonius str. SOPE genome contains:
- a CDS encoding polyphenol oxidase family protein translates to MYTPLMTAYSSLLSPIHGVAHSFGDKASLMPEVLQAWQTTLPDKKQVHGTDIGWVSRPGEALGELDGVVTDVPGILLTVLTADCLPVLFCRRDGGRIGAVHAGWRGLLAGILGQFAATLNTAGDSPSRWVAAIGPAAGPCCYEVSQTRACLEICVFA